The Paracoccus sediminicola genome has a segment encoding these proteins:
- the hspQ gene encoding heat shock protein HspQ translates to MELRTAKFMIGQVVRHRLHPFRGVVFDIDPKFANSDEWYESIPEDSRPSKDQPFYHLYAETEATYYVAYVSEQNLVPDSSGEPVEHPELDDIFGEFEDGYYPLQAALN, encoded by the coding sequence ATGGAACTGCGAACGGCGAAATTCATGATTGGGCAGGTGGTGCGGCACAGGCTGCACCCGTTCCGCGGGGTGGTCTTTGACATCGACCCGAAATTCGCCAACTCGGACGAGTGGTACGAGTCGATTCCCGAGGATAGCCGCCCGAGTAAGGATCAGCCCTTCTATCATCTCTATGCCGAGACAGAGGCGACCTATTATGTCGCCTATGTGTCCGAGCAGAACCTGGTGCCTGACAGTTCGGGCGAGCCGGTCGAACACCCCGAGCTGGACGATATTTTCGGCGAGTTCGAGGATGGGTATTATCCGCTTCAGGCAGCGCTGAACTAG
- a CDS encoding AI-2E family transporter yields MPRKPHYATEYRFPSAEKTEAQTRGVPGWAVVGIFLILLFNFITSAAAFLMPVTLGILLFFVFVPFRRMLGKIGLGAGISAAIVTIGMVVVVGVLGFFISGPISDIVEDSPRITQRLEDRVGTLRESMRPLEEAAAKIDEVTNGDEATDAAENTGEETTPPPVAPPGEASTAASTVVEASAEEEGEGSNQEITVNVDTEEASTLQTMASAGPAVAGQIVFTLFLLFFLLASGDLLYLKVVQSFDSLRDKRAAYMAMREIESALGSYLGAITIINAGLGVCIGLAMWFWEMPQPMLWGVAAFILNFIPYLGAVSGVAAAFVVALISFDDIYTPLMVAASYFGFTALEGQLITPYFVSRRLQLNTVVVFTTVALWAWLWSVLGMVVAVPMLVVLKVIADHIPGLEKLGNFLAGEAPPALEDEDEEEARDLVEAGDGAETREEARRDTAEVVAEDEARA; encoded by the coding sequence ATGCCGCGCAAGCCGCACTACGCGACCGAATATCGCTTCCCATCCGCCGAGAAAACGGAAGCTCAAACGCGCGGAGTGCCGGGTTGGGCGGTGGTCGGGATCTTCCTGATCCTGCTTTTCAACTTCATCACCTCTGCCGCGGCCTTCCTGATGCCGGTGACGTTGGGCATCCTTCTGTTCTTCGTCTTCGTCCCCTTCCGCAGAATGCTGGGCAAGATCGGGCTCGGGGCCGGGATATCCGCGGCGATCGTCACTATCGGCATGGTCGTGGTGGTCGGGGTTCTCGGCTTTTTCATATCGGGACCGATCAGCGATATCGTCGAGGACAGCCCCCGCATCACGCAGCGCCTTGAGGATCGGGTCGGCACGCTGCGCGAAAGCATGCGGCCGCTTGAAGAGGCTGCGGCGAAGATCGACGAGGTGACGAATGGCGATGAAGCCACCGACGCCGCGGAAAACACCGGCGAAGAAACCACGCCGCCCCCGGTCGCCCCGCCCGGCGAGGCATCGACGGCAGCCAGCACCGTAGTCGAAGCCAGCGCCGAGGAGGAGGGCGAAGGCAGCAATCAGGAAATTACAGTCAATGTCGACACGGAAGAGGCCTCGACACTGCAAACGATGGCATCGGCCGGACCGGCCGTCGCCGGCCAGATCGTGTTCACCCTTTTCCTGCTGTTCTTTTTGCTGGCATCGGGCGACCTGCTTTACCTGAAAGTCGTGCAGAGTTTCGATTCACTGCGCGACAAGCGTGCGGCCTATATGGCGATGCGCGAGATCGAATCCGCGCTGGGCTCGTATCTGGGCGCGATCACGATCATCAATGCCGGTCTCGGGGTTTGCATCGGGCTGGCCATGTGGTTCTGGGAAATGCCCCAGCCGATGCTGTGGGGCGTCGCGGCGTTCATCCTGAACTTCATCCCCTATCTGGGCGCGGTCAGCGGTGTGGCGGCAGCCTTCGTCGTGGCGCTGATAAGCTTTGACGACATCTATACCCCGCTGATGGTGGCGGCGAGCTATTTCGGCTTCACCGCGCTTGAAGGGCAGCTCATCACCCCCTATTTCGTCTCGCGTCGCCTGCAACTGAACACGGTGGTCGTGTTTACCACGGTCGCGCTCTGGGCCTGGCTGTGGTCGGTGCTGGGCATGGTTGTCGCCGTGCCGATGCTGGTCGTGCTGAAGGTGATCGCCGACCATATTCCGGGACTGGAAAAGCTGGGCAACTTCCTGGCGGGCGAAGCGCCGCCGGCACTCGAGGATGAGGACGAGGAAGAGGCACGCGATCTGGTCGAGGCCGGAGATGGCGCCGAGACCCGTGAAGAGGCGCGGCGCGACACCGCCGAGGTCGTGGCCGAAGACGAAGCACGGGCCTGA
- a CDS encoding saccharopine dehydrogenase family protein, whose translation MTKNLLIIGAGGVARVTAHKAAQWAGEFGTLHIASRTRSKADDIVASLREKGHEMDFASHEIDAMNSEAVADLIRETEAAICINVGSAFINMTVLQACIDTQCAYIDTAIHEEPDKICETPPWYGNYEWKRRDAVAKAGMTAVLGAGFDPGVVNAYAKLAEEEYFDEITSIDIVDINAGSHGRYFATNFDPEINFREFTGTVYSWQDGAWQENKMFEVGREWDLPVVGKQTAYLSGHDEVHSLSARYADADVRFWMGFGAHYINVFTVLKSLGLLSEQPVTTAEGQEVVPLKVVKAVLPDPSSLAPDYTGKTCIGDLVKGKRDGKEAEVFIYNVSDHKDAYNEVGSQGISYTAGVPPVAAAILIARGDWDVKRMANVEDLPARPFLELLGEMGLPSRVIDAEGDHPI comes from the coding sequence TTGACCAAGAACCTTCTCATCATCGGCGCCGGCGGCGTCGCCCGCGTGACCGCGCACAAGGCCGCGCAATGGGCGGGCGAGTTCGGCACGCTTCATATCGCCTCGCGCACCCGCTCCAAGGCGGACGACATCGTCGCCTCGCTGCGCGAAAAAGGTCACGAGATGGATTTCGCCAGCCACGAGATCGACGCGATGAACTCTGAGGCGGTGGCCGATCTGATCCGCGAAACCGAGGCCGCGATATGCATCAATGTCGGTTCCGCCTTCATCAACATGACTGTCCTTCAGGCCTGTATCGACACGCAATGCGCCTATATCGACACCGCCATTCACGAAGAGCCGGACAAGATCTGCGAGACCCCGCCCTGGTATGGCAATTACGAATGGAAGCGGCGCGATGCGGTCGCGAAAGCCGGCATGACCGCCGTGCTTGGCGCGGGCTTCGATCCGGGTGTCGTGAATGCCTATGCCAAGCTCGCTGAGGAGGAATATTTCGACGAGATCACCTCGATCGACATCGTCGACATCAATGCCGGCAGCCACGGACGTTATTTCGCCACGAATTTCGACCCGGAAATCAATTTCCGTGAATTCACCGGCACGGTCTATTCCTGGCAGGACGGCGCCTGGCAGGAAAACAAGATGTTCGAGGTCGGGCGCGAATGGGATCTGCCTGTCGTCGGCAAGCAGACCGCCTATCTGTCGGGCCATGACGAGGTGCACAGCCTCTCGGCGCGCTACGCAGATGCCGATGTGCGTTTCTGGATGGGGTTCGGCGCGCATTACATCAACGTGTTCACCGTGCTGAAATCGCTCGGCCTGCTGTCGGAACAGCCCGTGACAACCGCCGAGGGACAGGAGGTCGTGCCGCTCAAGGTGGTCAAGGCCGTGCTGCCCGATCCGTCCAGCCTCGCTCCGGATTATACGGGCAAGACCTGCATCGGGGATCTGGTCAAGGGCAAGCGCGACGGGAAGGAGGCCGAGGTGTTCATCTATAATGTCTCGGATCATAAGGACGCGTATAATGAGGTCGGCAGTCAGGGCATCAGCTATACCGCTGGCGTCCCGCCGGTTGCGGCGGCGATCCTGATCGCCCGCGGGGATTGGGATGTGAAGCGCATGGCCAATGTCGAAGACCTGCCTGCCCGCCCCTTCCTCGAACTTCTGGGCGAGATGGGGCTGCCCTCGCGAGTGATCGACGCTGAGGGCGATCATCCGATCTGA
- the nspC gene encoding carboxynorspermidine decarboxylase, with protein sequence MTLPTPYYLMDMAALRRNMEIVAKLREASGAKALLALKCFATWSAFDLMRGYMDGTTSSSLFELRLGREKFGKETHAYSVAWSDHEIDEAIGYADKIIFNSLTQLDRFADKAGHIERGLRLNPRFSTSGFDLADPARPFSRLGEWDMARLEQAEGRISGVMIHYNCENDDFDLFSTQLDRIEREFGDFLKRLDWVSLGGGIHFTGEDYPLDRLADRLKAFSDSLGVQVYLEPGEASITRSASLEVSVLDIIDNGKKVAIVDSSIEAHMLDLLIYRETAKLPMTGSHAYQIAGKTCLAGDIFGDAQFDRPLEIGDRISIADAAGYTMVKKNWFNGVNMPTIAIRDEDGTIRLVRDFTYDDYRDSLS encoded by the coding sequence ATGACACTACCGACGCCCTATTATCTCATGGATATGGCAGCGCTGCGCCGGAACATGGAGATCGTCGCGAAGCTGCGCGAGGCCTCGGGCGCGAAGGCTCTGCTGGCGCTGAAATGTTTTGCCACCTGGTCGGCTTTCGATCTGATGCGGGGCTATATGGACGGCACGACGTCTTCCTCGCTGTTCGAGCTGCGGCTGGGACGTGAGAAATTCGGCAAGGAAACCCACGCCTATTCCGTCGCATGGTCGGATCACGAGATCGACGAGGCGATCGGTTATGCCGACAAGATCATCTTCAATTCGCTGACCCAGCTCGACCGTTTTGCCGACAAAGCCGGCCATATCGAACGCGGGCTGCGACTGAACCCGCGCTTCTCGACCTCTGGCTTCGATCTGGCGGACCCTGCCCGCCCCTTCTCTCGGCTCGGGGAATGGGACATGGCACGGCTGGAACAGGCCGAGGGGCGCATTTCCGGCGTGATGATCCACTATAACTGCGAGAATGACGATTTCGATCTGTTCTCGACCCAGCTCGACCGGATCGAGCGGGAGTTCGGCGATTTCCTGAAGCGGCTCGATTGGGTCTCGCTTGGCGGCGGCATCCATTTCACCGGCGAGGATTACCCTCTGGACCGGCTGGCCGACCGGCTGAAAGCCTTCAGCGACAGCCTCGGCGTGCAGGTCTATCTGGAACCGGGCGAGGCCAGCATCACCCGCTCGGCCAGCCTGGAAGTCAGCGTTCTGGACATCATCGATAACGGCAAGAAGGTCGCCATCGTCGATTCCAGCATCGAGGCGCATATGCTCGACCTGCTGATCTATCGCGAGACGGCAAAGCTGCCCATGACCGGCAGCCACGCCTATCAGATCGCCGGCAAAACCTGCCTGGCAGGCGATATTTTCGGCGACGCGCAGTTCGATCGACCTCTGGAAATCGGCGATCGGATCAGCATCGCCGATGCCGCGGGCTATACGATGGTGAAGAAGAACTGGTTCAACGGGGTGAACATGCCCACCATCGCCATTCGCGACGAAGACGGAACGATCCGGCTCGTCCGCGACTTCACCTATGACGATTACCGGGACAGCCTGTCCTGA
- a CDS encoding ATP-binding protein yields MILGHGQPLGPGATPASRSQAMFSRGFRARPAAVRETLIAMSDRLGPHISTDLMGRSELVLAELLNNVAQHGRAAYHDSEPLVHVSVVARAEGLACSVSDNGGLLPGACLSSEAPEPASFPEGGFGWFLIGHLTQSLVYFRENGRNFVAFTVPADPTATPKPNSPAD; encoded by the coding sequence ATGATCCTGGGACATGGTCAGCCGCTCGGTCCTGGCGCCACCCCGGCCTCGCGCAGCCAGGCCATGTTCAGCCGCGGTTTTCGGGCACGGCCTGCTGCGGTCCGCGAGACGCTTATCGCGATGAGCGACCGGCTCGGGCCGCATATCTCGACCGATCTCATGGGCCGCAGCGAGCTGGTTCTGGCCGAGCTTTTGAACAATGTGGCGCAGCATGGCCGTGCCGCATATCACGACTCGGAACCACTGGTGCATGTCAGCGTCGTTGCCCGGGCAGAGGGGCTGGCCTGTTCGGTCAGCGACAATGGCGGGCTGCTGCCCGGCGCCTGCCTTTCGTCCGAGGCACCCGAACCGGCCAGCTTTCCGGAGGGTGGGTTCGGCTGGTTCCTGATCGGCCACCTGACGCAGTCGCTGGTGTATTTCCGCGAAAATGGACGGAATTTCGTGGCGTTCACCGTTCCGGCCGACCCAACCGCAACGCCGAAGCCCAACTCGCCGGCCGACTGA
- a CDS encoding STAS domain-containing protein: MNITVQEDADQILICMAERRLDAAIAGQFKDKVRPHVAANGPDVLLDLAAVEFLDSSGLGAVIALKKALPAGRKMMLRGLTPNVERVFRLTRMDQVFDILPAAEGGGA, encoded by the coding sequence ATGAACATCACCGTGCAGGAAGACGCCGACCAGATCCTGATCTGCATGGCAGAGCGACGGCTTGATGCGGCGATCGCGGGCCAGTTCAAGGACAAGGTCCGCCCGCATGTGGCGGCGAACGGGCCGGATGTCCTGCTGGATCTCGCAGCGGTAGAGTTTCTGGACAGCTCTGGCCTCGGCGCGGTGATCGCGCTGAAAAAAGCACTGCCTGCCGGGCGGAAGATGATGCTGCGCGGGCTGACGCCGAATGTGGAACGCGTGTTTCGACTGACCCGGATGGATCAGGTCTTCGACATCCTTCCCGCGGCAGAAGGCGGGGGCGCATGA
- a CDS encoding carboxylesterase family protein, whose translation MTDRQTTSRDPGGGAETSRCVIREIPAGRLRCRIGNGLLRARGIAYAEAERWQMPRPRAPREIVAARPAPACPQLPIPRLEAALPDAFAGLRVDENCLELSITAPDDGDHLPVMVWLHGGSYESGAADMRVFDSTALVAEQRVVVVAVGYRLGLFGWLSGEGRPANLGAFDVIAALRWIAENVSAFGGDPGNVTLFGQSSGGDLAARLMVAPDAAGLFHRVIIQSAPLALSLGAGRMRAAMRASASGLSPDLPVAELLARQQQVQRAARRFGLAGQMPFGPEFGAAPFPDEASLDEAQARVAPQIPVMIGHTRDEAALFLPPSGRLLGRLADPARRLAVSALTARLYGGPARRFARRHLAAGGSATRFVIDWDGGAFGRAHLSELPLLFPAPEWLGTPLLPTQMTLDGLTRAGAPLRRLWAGFARDGRVGQAVPGLISLPETG comes from the coding sequence GTGACAGACAGACAGACGACATCACGTGATCCCGGCGGTGGCGCGGAAACCTCTCGCTGCGTGATCCGCGAAATTCCGGCTGGGAGGCTGCGCTGCCGGATCGGGAATGGCCTGTTGCGGGCGCGGGGCATTGCCTATGCCGAGGCGGAGCGCTGGCAGATGCCGCGCCCGCGCGCGCCGCGCGAAATCGTGGCGGCGCGGCCGGCCCCGGCCTGTCCGCAACTTCCGATCCCTCGCCTCGAGGCGGCCCTGCCCGATGCTTTTGCAGGGCTGAGAGTGGACGAAAACTGTCTTGAATTGTCGATAACCGCGCCAGATGACGGGGATCATCTGCCGGTGATGGTCTGGCTGCACGGCGGCAGCTACGAATCCGGCGCAGCCGATATGCGCGTCTTCGATTCGACGGCGCTTGTGGCCGAGCAGCGCGTGGTGGTCGTTGCGGTCGGCTATCGGCTGGGCCTCTTTGGCTGGTTGTCAGGGGAGGGGCGGCCTGCCAATCTCGGCGCTTTTGACGTGATCGCAGCGCTTAGATGGATCGCAGAGAATGTCTCTGCCTTCGGGGGAGATCCCGGCAACGTCACGCTGTTCGGGCAATCCTCGGGCGGAGACCTCGCCGCACGGCTGATGGTGGCGCCCGATGCGGCAGGGCTGTTTCACCGCGTTATCATCCAGAGCGCGCCTCTGGCGCTTTCGCTCGGTGCCGGGCGGATGCGTGCGGCGATGCGAGCATCGGCTTCGGGGCTGTCGCCGGATCTGCCGGTGGCCGAACTGCTTGCGCGTCAGCAGCAGGTGCAGCGGGCCGCGCGGCGCTTCGGTCTGGCCGGCCAGATGCCGTTCGGGCCGGAATTCGGTGCTGCGCCCTTTCCCGACGAGGCGTCTCTGGACGAGGCACAGGCGCGTGTCGCGCCGCAGATTCCGGTCATGATCGGGCATACGCGCGACGAGGCCGCGCTGTTTCTGCCGCCCTCCGGGCGGCTTCTCGGACGGCTGGCCGATCCGGCGCGGCGGCTTGCGGTCTCGGCGCTGACCGCGCGGCTTTACGGAGGACCGGCGCGGCGCTTTGCCCGGCGCCATCTCGCGGCAGGGGGCAGTGCGACGCGCTTTGTCATCGACTGGGACGGAGGCGCATTCGGGCGGGCGCATCTCTCTGAATTGCCGTTGCTGTTCCCGGCGCCCGAGTGGCTCGGCACGCCGCTTCTGCCGACACAGATGACGCTGGACGGACTGACCCGCGCCGGTGCGCCGCTGCGCAGGCTTTGGGCCGGCTTTGCGCGGGATGGGCGCGTCGGTCAGGCGGTTCCGGGGCTGATTTCTTTACCTGAAACGGGCTGA
- the rplT gene encoding 50S ribosomal protein L20, protein MARVKSGKVTHARHKKVLDKAKGYYGNRSRNFRTATQAVDKANQYATRDRKNRKRNFRALWIQRINAAVRAVDADMTYSRFINALTKAGIEVDRKVLADLAVHEPEAFGAIVEKAKAAA, encoded by the coding sequence ATGGCACGCGTTAAATCCGGCAAGGTGACTCACGCCCGTCACAAGAAGGTCCTGGACAAGGCCAAGGGCTATTACGGCAACCGTTCGCGCAATTTCCGCACCGCGACCCAGGCCGTCGACAAGGCCAACCAGTATGCGACCCGCGACCGCAAGAACCGCAAGCGCAATTTCCGTGCGCTGTGGATCCAGCGGATCAACGCAGCGGTCCGCGCAGTGGATGCCGACATGACCTATTCGCGCTTCATCAACGCGCTGACCAAGGCCGGGATCGAGGTGGACCGCAAGGTGCTGGCCGATCTGGCCGTGCACGAACCCGAGGCGTTCGGCGCGATCGTCGAAAAGGCGAAAGCCGCCGCCTGA
- the rpmI gene encoding 50S ribosomal protein L35 has protein sequence MPKMKTKAAAKKRFLMTASGKVKSAQAGKRHGMIKRTKKFIRDARGTTVLCDADAKIVKKYMPYNR, from the coding sequence ATGCCGAAGATGAAGACGAAAGCGGCCGCCAAGAAGCGGTTCCTCATGACAGCCTCTGGCAAGGTCAAGTCGGCGCAGGCTGGCAAGCGCCACGGCATGATCAAGCGCACCAAGAAATTCATTCGCGATGCGCGCGGCACCACCGTCCTCTGCGACGCGGATGCCAAGATCGTCAAGAAATACATGCCCTATAACCGCTGA
- the pyk gene encoding pyruvate kinase — protein sequence MRRHRNIKIVATLGPSSSDYDMIRALFDAGADVFRLNMSHGDHADHKARHDIIRQIEKDTGRPIAILADLQGPKLRVGVFAAGEHDLEEGQSFRFDLDEAEGDASRVQLPHPEIFAALEPGSELLVNDGKIRLKVEDCGKGFANCTVSVGGTISNRKGVNVPDVVLPLAALSEKDRDDLEFACELGVDWLALSFVQRAEDVREARQLARGRAAVLSKIEKPSAVRAFPEILQASDGIMVARGDLGVELPVQSVPPIQKRLVRQCRAAAKPVIVATQMLESMIESPVPTRAEVSDVANAIYEGADAVMLSAESAAGDYPVEAVTTMDHVARSVESDPNYREVIEASRKADRNTVADGIVAAAREIAETTDISAICAHTQSGTTVSLVARERPRVPILALSPIPTVLRRLCLTWGTHCVATVPLNRFREAVISGVKIAREFGFANEKQQIVITAGVPFNVAGTTNILRVASCDEDLLNRAEAD from the coding sequence ATGAGACGCCACCGCAACATCAAGATCGTCGCGACGCTCGGTCCGTCATCTTCCGATTATGACATGATCCGCGCATTGTTCGACGCTGGTGCAGATGTGTTTCGACTGAACATGAGCCATGGCGACCATGCCGATCACAAGGCACGCCACGACATCATCCGCCAGATCGAGAAGGACACCGGTCGACCGATCGCCATCCTCGCCGATCTACAGGGGCCGAAGCTGCGCGTGGGCGTCTTTGCCGCCGGAGAGCACGATCTGGAGGAAGGGCAGAGCTTCCGCTTCGATCTGGACGAGGCCGAGGGCGATGCGAGCCGCGTCCAGCTTCCTCATCCCGAGATCTTCGCCGCGCTCGAACCCGGCTCCGAATTGCTGGTCAATGACGGCAAGATTCGCCTCAAGGTCGAGGATTGCGGCAAGGGTTTTGCCAATTGCACGGTCAGCGTCGGTGGCACCATCTCGAACCGCAAGGGCGTGAATGTGCCCGATGTGGTCCTGCCTCTGGCCGCGCTGTCCGAAAAGGACCGCGACGATCTGGAATTCGCCTGCGAGCTCGGCGTCGACTGGTTGGCCCTGTCCTTCGTGCAGCGCGCCGAGGATGTGCGCGAGGCACGCCAGCTCGCCCGCGGCCGGGCGGCGGTGCTGTCTAAGATCGAGAAGCCTTCTGCGGTGCGCGCTTTTCCCGAGATCCTGCAGGCCTCTGACGGGATCATGGTCGCGCGGGGCGATCTGGGCGTCGAGCTGCCCGTGCAATCCGTGCCGCCGATCCAGAAGCGTCTCGTGCGCCAGTGCCGCGCCGCCGCCAAGCCGGTGATCGTGGCGACGCAAATGCTCGAATCGATGATCGAGAGCCCGGTGCCGACCCGCGCCGAGGTCTCGGATGTGGCCAATGCGATCTATGAGGGCGCGGATGCGGTGATGCTGTCTGCGGAATCCGCCGCCGGGGATTACCCGGTCGAGGCGGTGACCACGATGGATCACGTCGCCCGCTCGGTCGAAAGCGACCCCAATTATCGCGAGGTCATCGAGGCATCTCGCAAGGCCGATCGCAACACCGTCGCCGACGGCATCGTCGCCGCCGCGCGCGAGATCGCCGAGACGACCGATATTTCAGCGATCTGCGCTCATACCCAGTCCGGCACCACGGTCAGCCTTGTCGCGCGCGAGCGGCCCCGCGTGCCGATCCTGGCCCTGTCCCCGATCCCGACCGTTCTGCGCCGGCTCTGCCTGACCTGGGGCACGCATTGCGTCGCCACCGTGCCGCTGAACCGCTTCCGCGAGGCGGTGATCAGCGGGGTAAAGATCGCCCGCGAATTCGGCTTTGCCAATGAAAAGCAGCAGATCGTCATTACCGCAGGTGTCCCGTTCAACGTCGCAGGCACCACCAATATCCTGCGCGTCGCAAGCTGCGATGAGGACTTGCTGAACCGCGCCGAAGCGGACTAA
- a CDS encoding N-formylglutamate amidohydrolase, whose product MRHEAFWTEGADRTSRWLITCDHATNRVPEWLNGGDLGIAAADMARHIAFDVGAAGLARHLGALIGAQVVGSDFSRLVIDPNRGEDDPTLLMRLYDGTVIPANREADAAEKQRRLDRLYRPYHAALDQAAAQHPQRAICAIHSFTPQLRARPPRPWEVAILYSHDDPGLSQMLIERCRAQGWETGDNEPYSGHLSGDSVDRHALAHGRPNVLIEVRNDLIEDEAGQAEWADRLAGVMDGLLDEAGV is encoded by the coding sequence TTGCGCCACGAGGCATTCTGGACAGAGGGCGCGGATCGCACAAGCCGCTGGCTGATCACCTGCGATCACGCGACGAACCGCGTGCCCGAGTGGCTGAATGGCGGCGATCTGGGAATAGCGGCGGCGGATATGGCGCGCCACATCGCATTCGATGTCGGTGCGGCCGGGCTGGCGCGGCATCTGGGTGCGTTGATCGGCGCGCAGGTGGTCGGCTCCGATTTCTCGCGGCTGGTCATCGATCCCAATCGCGGCGAGGACGACCCGACCCTGCTGATGCGGCTTTACGACGGGACGGTGATCCCGGCCAATCGCGAGGCCGATGCTGCGGAAAAGCAGCGTCGGCTGGACAGGTTGTATCGGCCCTATCACGCCGCTTTGGATCAGGCTGCGGCGCAACACCCGCAGCGCGCGATCTGCGCCATTCACAGCTTCACGCCTCAGCTGCGCGCCCGCCCGCCCCGGCCATGGGAGGTGGCGATCCTCTATTCGCACGACGACCCGGGACTGTCGCAAATGCTGATCGAACGCTGCCGCGCTCAGGGATGGGAAACCGGCGATAACGAACCCTATTCCGGCCATCTGAGCGGCGACTCGGTCGATCGGCACGCGCTTGCGCATGGTCGCCCCAATGTGCTGATCGAGGTCCGCAACGATCTGATCGAGGATGAAGCCGGTCAGGCGGAATGGGCAGATCGTCTGGCGGGCGTGATGGACGGGTTGCTGGACGAAGCCGGGGTCTAG
- a CDS encoding GNAT family N-acetyltransferase, whose product MTLTVTVHQNISEIPAGDWDASGAGQNPFTTHRFLSALEASGSVGGRSGWVPAHLAARDGNSLRGVAPCYVKLHSQGEYIFDHAWADAFQRAGGQYYPKLQCAVPFTPVTGPRLISPDAEVQTGLLNAMAQLCTQNNLSGAHVTFCTAAEAKIGAEAGFLPRATQQFHWVNDGYADYEAFLAQLSSRKRKNLRKERARAQDFGGIIRQLRGDEIQPHHWDAFWAFYQDTGARKWGRPYLTRAFFDLLHETMRNDCLMVLAEIDGQPIAGALNLIGPEAIYGRYWGAIEEHPFLHFEMCYHQAIDFAIANGLSRVEAGAQGEHKLARGYLPTQTHSLHWVADAGFRTALEDYLERERHAMDEEIEFLRDWGPFRRGGQDQSGD is encoded by the coding sequence ATGACGCTCACCGTCACGGTTCACCAGAACATCTCCGAGATCCCTGCCGGGGACTGGGATGCCTCCGGCGCGGGACAGAACCCCTTCACCACCCACCGCTTTCTGTCGGCGCTCGAAGCGTCGGGATCGGTCGGCGGCCGCAGTGGATGGGTGCCCGCCCATCTGGCCGCGCGGGACGGCAACAGCCTGCGCGGGGTCGCGCCCTGCTATGTCAAGCTGCACAGCCAGGGAGAATATATCTTCGATCACGCCTGGGCCGATGCGTTTCAGCGCGCAGGGGGCCAGTATTATCCAAAGCTGCAATGCGCGGTGCCATTTACCCCGGTCACCGGGCCGCGGCTCATTTCCCCCGACGCTGAGGTGCAGACCGGACTGCTTAACGCGATGGCGCAGCTTTGCACGCAGAACAACCTGTCGGGCGCACATGTGACCTTCTGCACCGCGGCCGAGGCGAAGATCGGTGCCGAAGCCGGGTTCCTGCCCCGCGCGACACAGCAATTCCACTGGGTCAATGACGGTTACGCCGATTACGAGGCGTTTCTGGCGCAGCTTTCATCGCGCAAGCGCAAGAATCTCCGCAAGGAGCGGGCGCGCGCGCAGGATTTCGGCGGTATCATCCGCCAGCTGCGCGGCGATGAGATCCAACCGCATCACTGGGATGCGTTCTGGGCCTTCTATCAGGACACCGGCGCGCGGAAATGGGGCCGCCCCTATCTGACCCGTGCGTTCTTCGACCTCCTGCATGAGACGATGCGCAACGACTGCCTGATGGTGCTGGCCGAGATCGACGGCCAGCCGATCGCCGGCGCGCTGAACCTGATCGGGCCGGAGGCGATCTATGGTCGCTATTGGGGTGCGATCGAGGAACATCCCTTCCTGCATTTCGAGATGTGCTATCATCAGGCCATCGACTTCGCGATCGCCAACGGGCTGTCCCGCGTCGAGGCGGGCGCACAGGGCGAGCACAAGCTGGCGCGAGGCTATCTGCCAACACAGACACACTCGTTGCACTGGGTGGCCGATGCTGGTTTTCGCACAGCGCTCGAAGATTATCTGGAGCGCGAGCGCCACGCGATGGACGAAGAAATCGAGTTTCTCCGCGACTGGGGCCCCTTCCGCCGCGGCGGACAGGACCAAAGCGGCGACTAG